The Aeromonas jandaei genomic interval GCGTCCATCTCGATGATTTTCATGGTATTGCTCCTTGCAGATGAGTGACCCTCAGCATAAGGATTCGGCTGCACAAATGCGTGTCCATCCTTGCTCATCAAGTGTCCATTCTTGCTCTTGTCGCGGCGAAACTCTCCCGGCGTGCAACCATAGTAACGGCGAAATACCTTGGCAAACGCCTGGGAGCTGGCGAGCCCCGCCCCCAACGCAATGGCCGTGACACTGGCATCGGTATAGCAGAGCTGCCAAGCAGCCCGCTGGATGCGCAGACGACGACACATCTCCCCGGGCGTCTCCCCCGCCACAGCCGTAAACACCCGGTGAAAATGGTAGAAAGACAAGCAGGCACTGCTTGCCAGCGTTTCGATGGAGAGATCGGGATTCTGCTCCAGCGCCCGGATCACCGGGCGCAATCTGGCCTGATAATCGACCATGCCGTTAGCGACTGGCGCCCCCCGCGACTCTGGCCATATAGAACACATCCACATAGCGCCCCTGGCGGAAGGCATAATCGCGGGCCAGCCCCTCCTCCACAAAGCCGAACTTGCGATAGAGCGCCAGCGCCGCTTCGTTATCGACAAAAACCGTCAGTTCAATCCGGTGCAGGTTGAGCCAGTTATCGGCCAGATCCAGCGCCGCAGCCATCAGGGCAGAGCCAACCCCCTTGCCGGCCCAGTCATCCCGCACACCCATGCCAATCCCGGCCACATGCTTGCGTCTGGGATTGGGCTCCACATGCAATGAGATCTGACCCACCAGCCTCCCATCGGCCTCTGCCACCAAGGCGACCACATCACCGTTCTCCAACCGCTTTTGCCACTGGCTAAGGGGAGGTGTGGGCAGGTGCAGAGTGCCCGCCTGGGCATTGGGCATGGCGTAGAGATCCCGCAAGGCGGGGGCATCGGCGGGTTCGGCATGACGGATGGTAATCGACATATGAGGCTCCTTCTCGAAACCCCCATCATGCAATATCCGGCTGATTTGCACATCCCCCCAGCCCACTTATTCGCCTGGCCGTGGCTGAGGTAAGGCACCGGGTTTCTATCGCCTGCTGGCCAGCCAGCTCAGCGCTCTCGCCTCGTGCTCTTTCACAAAGTCGTTCTTGCCCTCGCAATAGCGCTCGATCCGGTTCTCACACTGCGCTGCAACCGACTCTTTCAGAGCAGCATACTCCCGGCAGATGGCAGGATGAACCCTGAGATAATCACGAAAAGCCAGATGACGAACGACATGGGGATCCCCCTGCAAGAAGGCATGAATCTGATGAGTCCTCTCATCACCGCCCTTGCGAAAATAGCGACGCCGCGAGATGCCGCACTCTCCCATCGCTTCGTACCCCATGACTTCCAGCAGACCGTTTTGCTGATCCAGCCGCTCCAGCGAGGAGACCTCCAGCAGGATATCTATGATGGGCTTGGCCGCCAGCCCGCTGACCGAGGTACTGCCGATATGGTGCACTGTGAGCAGACACTCATCCAGCAGGCTGCGCAGTTGGTCTGCTTCTGCCTGGAAGAGGGCTGGCCATTGGGGACGGTAGGGAACAACTTCGACTTTCACGGTATCTGCTCCTTGGGGATACGTGGCATCAAGCCATTGGCAATGGGGCAAACTGGCTGGATTTGACGGCAACACATAACAAAAACGGAGCCGAGGCTCCGTTTTTTCACTTCTGTATCAATCACGGACAGAACGCGCTTCGCGCTCTTGCCGCTCCCTTGCCAACAGGCGTTTGTACCACCAGCTACTGCGACGACGTTGTGCATTGGAAGAGCGACGAGCCATTTCTTAGGTTCCAGCCATGAGAAGAAGGAGCTGCATTATGCGACAGGGATCACGCCCTTGTCTTTAGCTGGATCAAGAAATGGGTCACTGACCAACCGAAATCGTTTTTTGTTGTCGATCATCGCGGGTCGCCGGCAATACGGTCGCCGCCGAACGCCAGACCAGCGGGCCATTGCTCTCCAGATCGTTCTGCGGGCCACACTCCAGCCAGATATCCCCCTGCAGAATACGGGCGCCCTGCGAGTACTTCTGATCCTGAAACCAGCAGACCCGCTCCGGCAAGGAGCCAAGCGGCAATACCAGCTGGGTACTGCTCCCCTCGCCTGCCACCCTGGTATCGGTAGCTGCATGAACGGGCAACAGCCAGCAGGATGCCAGCAGCCAAAGAACTCTATTTTTCATGGACTCTTCCTTTACTTCGGTGAGCTCAGCCAATAGGGAGCGACCATACCGCGTGTTTACTTTACCGGCAAATGCAAGGCTGACTGGTATTCCGGAACCAATATGGTAGCCTGCCTGCGCCCGCTGACTATCTCTTGTCGTCAGCCGTCAAATTCCGGTGAATTTGTCCGTTCAAGACAAAATATAACCTTATTTATCAAATCGTTATTTGGATATTATCCCAATGCGTATCATGCCGTTGCTCAAGGCGGCCTGCCTGAGCCTGATGTTGTCCGCCTGTGTTGCCCCTCTGCTGATGATGAGCCCCACCAGCCAGTTGATGTGGGCCCTGCTCAAGCCACTGGTCGGCTTCGATCCCAATGAGGCGAACCTGTTCGAACAGCCTCTCGTCAAGGATCGGATGACTGCCATCCTTGGCCCCAACTACGACACCACCATGCAGCTGCTCAAGACTGCCAACAAGCTGCAGCAGGAGGGGCCGCTCTTCTACGTGCTCTCCGAGTATGCCCCCGTACCCGACATCGCCAAACAGGCGGGTATGGTCTGGAACTCGCAGACCAACCAGATGTCCGTGCTGCTGCAAAAAGGGGATGGCACCACCCAGACCTTCGGCGAGAATCTGGCGGGTACCACTCCGGTCTGGCCAACCGCCATGCAAGGCTGGCAGGCAGCAGCTACACCCCTTGCCACCACCAGTAACGCACTGACGGATAGCAGTACCAGCTCGAGTGCCGCCGCCCCCTTCTCGCTGGGCAGTGCGATCGGCAACGCCACCCGCAGCGTCACCGGCTCCCTGACCAATAGCGCCACGCAAGCGATCAGCGGCACCACCAGCAAGCTGACCGGACAAGCCACTCAGGCCGTAACCACTGGCGCCACCAGTGCAGCCAAGAGTGCCACGACCGCGGTTGCTCCGGCCAAACAGGCTGTCGCCAACACCACTGCAACCGTTCAGGACACCAAAGCAGCGGTAGCCCAAACCAGTCAGGCTGCGAGCAGTGCCGCGGCCACCACAGTACCAGCAGCCACCAACGCCGCTGTCGAGCCCGCCAAGCAGGCCGTCAGCAGCGCTGTCGCTACCGCAACACCGGCAGCAGCCAAGGCTGCCGTCGAACCCGCCAAGCAGGCAGCCAGCAGTGCAGTCGCGACCGCTGCACCGGCAGCCACCAAGGCCGTCGTCGAACCAGCCAAACAGGCCGTCAGCAGTGCAGTGGCTACCGTAGCACCAGCAGCAACCAAGGCCGCCGTCGAACCCGTCAAGCAAGCAGTCAGCAGCGCTGTTGCTACCGCCACGCAGCAGGTGAGTGCCGCCAGCCATACGGCGGGCGAGAGCGTAGCCGATGCCGCCAAAGAGGCAGAGGCCAAAGCCCGCGCCAAGGCAGAAGCCGAAATGGAAGCCCTGCTCAAGTAATGCCACAGGCCACCGCAAGGTGGTCTGTTACTTTCCGCCATACCGGGTGGCAATATCGTGCAATCTGATCATGAAGTTGTGGCAAAGGCCACATAGACTGTTAGTTAATCACGGTCTTATCCGCACAAGGAGTGTGTAATGCGTTGTCTGCTCTCTGCTCTGCTCGGTTTTGCCCTGCTTGTCGCGCTCCCTGCCCATGCCTTTATCTACTACTCGGAGCAGAACATGCCCCTCAACGGGCAGGATAAAAATGGCCAACCGGTGGGGATGGCTGTCGAACTGCTTCGTCTCATCTGGCGCGAGCTGGGCGAACCTGTTCAGCCGATCCATTTTATGCCCTGGGCACGGGGCTGGTATCTGCTGACCCAGCAGCCGGAGGCGGTTCTTTTCACCACGGCTCACACCAAAGAGCGGGATCCCCACTTCCTCTGGGTCTGCCCCATCAGCTACTCCCGGGTAGCGCTGCTCGGCCGCAAGAAGGATGCCCCCAAAGTGACCGGCAAGGCGGATCTCGCCAAGCTGCAGATTGGGGTGATGCAGGCGGATGTAGGTGAACAGCTGCTGCTCAACCGGGGAGTCAGCCCGCTCAATCTGATGTCGGTAGAGCGGATGGATCAGGTGGTGCGCCAGCTCATCATGGCCCGTACCGATCTGGTGGCCGGCAACGAGGTGATGCTGTTTCACCAGCTGAAAGAGCTGGGCTTCAAACCCGATGATTTTGTCACCGTAGCGGTACTGGAAGAGCAGGACAACTGCTTTGCCTTCAACCCGCAGGCCGACAAAAACGAGGTTGCCAGAATCCAGCAGGCGCTCGACAAGGTCAGACAGGGGGATGAGTTCAAGCGGCTGATTGCCCGCTATGAACACCTTAACCCCCCGCACAGCGCCGACAGCCAGCCTATCCACATCGAATAACCCCGCAGCCCGCCACCTGGCGGGCTCTTTATTTACTGTTACCCCTCCTCGCTAACAGCCGCAGGCGCCGTAATGAGGTGATTGAGGAAGAAGCGGAACAGCTCGGCCCGTGAGCGCAGGTGCAGCTTGGCATAGAGGTGCTTGCGGTGATTCTTCACCGTGCCGCTGCCGATGCCGAGCGCACCGGCAATGCCCTCGGTATCCAACCCCTGCAACAGCAATCCCGCCACCTGACGCTCGCGGCGGGTGAGGCTTGCGCCCCCTACGCTGGCGATGGCCTGCTCCACGGTCGCCTTGAGATCGGAGCCACCCGGCAGTACCGGACTCTGTGCCAACAACGCGGCACCCTCCCGCCAGTGCTGGCGGCACAGCGAATGCACCAGCGGAAACAGTAACTCCAGCCTGGCCAGCTCGTCACGGCTGAGGGTGCTGCGCTTGTCGAGGCGGCCCAGAAACAGCATCAGGGTCAGCCCGTCCCGCACCGGCAGAATCAATCCAACCTCCTCCTGCCAGCCGGTGGCCTGATAGAAGTGGTGGCGATACTCGGGATCGAGCCGCCCTTGGGAGACCTGCGCCAGCGTCCAGACGCCGGCAGGCAAGCCCTGCTCCAGCGCCTGCATAAAGGGATCCTGACTGAAGTGGCGGGTGAGGTAGCGATCGAACAGCAGCGCCCGCTGGTGGTGCAGGTTGTCGTAGAGGTAAACGGGGCGCTGCCCCACCCCGAGCAGCAGGGCGCAATCGAACGCTACCTGCTGCTGGATAAGACGCACCAGCGCCGCCGGAAAGGCGCTGCCGTGCAGGGCATCGACCACCTCGGTCATGCTGCGGGTCATGCCACCTGTGGCAAGAGTCTGGTTCATGGGCGCTGGGTCATGGCGATGGCTTCCGGATGGCGGATTGGTTCCCCGTAATGGTCGTGTAATGGTCACACGATAGCCGGATGCTAGCACGAGAGTGGCAAAACTGTCCCCTGGGGGACATATTCGGCGCGAGCCGGAGCGGCGAGGATGTGGCCCTTTCCCCTTGTTGTTGGAGAACCCATGATCAACCCCCACCTGCTCGATGAGCTGACCCGACGCGGCCTGGTGGCCCAGAATTCCGACCCGGCAGCGCTGGCCGACCATCTTGCCACCCCGCGCACCGTCTACTGCGGGTTCGATCCCACTGCCGGCAGCCTGCATATCGGCCATCTGGTGCCGCTGTTGATGCTGCGCCGCTTCCAGCTGGCGGGTCACACCCCGGTAGCGCTGGTGGGCGGTGCCACCGGCCTTATCGGCGATCCCAGCTTCAAGGCGACCGAGCGCAACCTCAACAGCGCCGAGACGGTGCAGGGCTGGGTAGCCAGCCTGTCGGCCCAGATAAAAGCGCTATTGCCAGCGAGCGAAGGGCTGTCGGCGCCGCTGCTGGTCAACAACGCCGACTGGATGGGGCAGATGTCCGCCCTCGATTTTCTGCGCGACATCGGCAAACACTTCTCGGTCAACGCCATGCTGGCCCGCGAATCGGTGCGCCAGCGGCTGGCCCGCCCGGATCAGGGTATCTCGTTCACCGAGTTCTCCTACGCCCTGCTGCAATCCCAGGACTTCGCGGTGCTCAACCAGCGCCTCGGCTGTACCCTGCAGATCGGCGGCAACGACCAGTGGGGCAACATCACCAGCGGCATGGATCTCACCCGTCGCCTCAATCAGGCCCATGTCTATGGCATGACGCTGCCGCTCATCACCAAGGATGACGGCACCAAATTCGGCAAGACCGAGGGTGGCGCAATCTGGCTCGATCCGGCGCTCACCTCACCCTACGCCTTCTACCAGTTCTGGCTCGGCACCGCGGACGAGGATGTCTATCGCTTCCTGCGCTACTACAGCTTTATGCCGCTGGCCGAGATTGAGGCGCTGGAGGCGGAAGATGCGAAGCGGCAGGGGCGCAAGCTGGCCCAGCAGGTGCTGGCCGACGAGCTGACGGAGCTGGTGCACGGCAAGGGGGCGCTGGCAGCGGCGCAGCGCATCAGCGAACTGCTGTTCAGTGGCGAGGTGGCCCGCCTTGGCGAGAGCGATCTGGCCCAGTTGGCGCAGGATGGCATGCCAAGCTGCCGTATCGAGGGGGAAACCGATCTGGTGACCCTGCTGGTAGAGAGCGGTCTGGCCAACTCCAAGCGGATCGCCCGCGAGCTGCTGGCGGCGGGGGCCATCAGCCTCAACGGCGAGATCCGCCGGGATGAGCAGCTGACGGCCGACGATCGGCTGTTCGGCCGCTACCTGCTGTTGCGCCGGGGCAAGAAGCAGTACCGGCTGGTGATGTGGCGCTGATTCCCGCTTGGTTGGGGAGGCATCACAAGGTCGCCTCCCCGCCTCAACCGCTGGCCAGGGATGGCCACAACCTCTTTTGAATCCCAACTTGCGATCCCCCTCACAGCCCGTTTCTCAAGCAGCCACCATACTGGCACCGGCGAACATGGAGTCCGCCCCACCTCACAACCCCTTACCAATCGACAAGGATGCTGATGATGAAGAGATGGCTTCTGGTGCTACTCTGCACCCTGCCCATGCTGGCGCACGCCAGCGGATATACCCAGACCCGCTACCCCATAGTGCTGGTGCACGGCCTGTTCGGCTTCGACAAGCTGCTCGGGGTCGACTACTTCTACGGCATTCCGCAGGCCCTGAGCCGCGATGGCGCCAAGGTCTACGTGGCTCAGGTATCGGCTACCGCCAGCTCCGAGCAGCGGGGGGAGCAGCTGCTCGCCCAGATCGAACTGCTGCTGGCCGCCACCGGCGCCGAGAAGGTCAATCTGATCGGCCACTCCCACGGCGGCCCCACCATTCGTTATGTCGCCTCGGTCGCCCCCGAGCTGGTCGCCTCCGCTACCAGCGTGGGCGGAGTGAACTACGGCTCCGACATCGCCGATCTGGTGCGCACCAATGCGGCGCCCGGCTCGGCCGCCGAGAAGTTGGCGGCCGCCGCTGCCCACGCACTCTCCGGCGTCATCTCTCTCCTCTCGGGCGGAAGTCAGCTGCCGCAGGATCCGGTCGCCGCGCTCGATGCCCTCACCAGCAAGGGAGCCAGCCAGTTCAACCAGCGCTATCCGGAAGGGCTGCCCAGCCAGTATTGTGGCGAGGGCCCGATGCGGGCGACCAACGGCGTCTACTACTTCTCCTGGAGCGGACGCGGCAACATGACCAATATTCTGGATCCGGTGGATCCGGCGCTGGCGCTGACCGGTACCTTCTTCAAGGAGCCCAATGACGGGCTGGTCGGCGTCTGCAGCAGCCACCTCGGCAAGGTGATCGGCACCGACTACCGGATGAACCATCTGGATGAGGTGAACCAGTCCTTCGGCATCCACCACCTGTTTGAAACCGACCCGGTCACCCTCTATCGCGACCATGCCCACCGCCTCAAGGAGTTGGGACTATGAGGATCGTCACCCTGCTCGCCGTCCCCTGCGCCATCGCCCTGCTGCTCGGCGGCGTGCTGCTCTGGCCGGCAGCACCGACTGCGCAGGTGGCTCGTCAGCAAGGCGTACCTGCCGCCAGCAACCATCACCACGATCCCGTGCAGGAGGCTGCCGATGAGCTGCAGGAGCGTTATCGCACCTTTATCTCGGCCCAGAGCAGCCTGACCGTGCCCACCGATATCACCCTCGCCAGCCTGCAAATCCTCTTCGACGAGCGGGAGCAACTGCGCCAGCAGAGCTTCACTCCGGCCGAACAGGAGCGGCTGTTTGCCGAAGATCGTCTGATGGAGCAGTGGACCCTGCGCCGCAAGGCGCTGGCCGAAGCAAGCGATGCCGACAAGCAGGAGTTGGCCAGCGAGCTGGAGCTCTGGCTGGCGGCGCAGCCCCGGTGGTTTCAGGAGGCCGAAGCCAACGGCCGTCTGCTGGGCGAGCTGCAGGCGCTGGAGCAGATGGAGCCAGCCAGACGGGATGCCATGCTGCTGGAGAAGGCGGGGCCGGAGGCAGTAGATCGGCTGCATCAGCTCGAACAGGATCGGCAGGGATTCAAGGAGCAGCTCAATGGCTATCTGGCCGAGCTGGGGCAGTTACCCGCCAGCGCCAGAACCGAACAGCAGCAGGAGCTGCTGGCCCGCTGGTTCGAGCCACAGCAGTGGCGACGGGTCGAAGCGCTCACCCGGATGAAGCTGGGGGAGTAGTAAGCCAATGACAAGGGGCCCGCGATGGGCCCCTTGTTGTGGTGCGCTTATTGCGGCTTGTTGGTCACCGGCAGCGGCTGCCAGGTGAGGCGAGTCACCTGATGGCCCTGCACCTCGCACTTGAGGCTCAGCTCCTGCCACCCCTTCTCCTGACGCAAGGATACATCGCCCGCAATGCCCTGCTCGCCAATCTTCAGCTTCTCCTGCTCGAAGATCACCTTGTCGCCACCAGCCAACTCCATCAGCTTGCCGTTGCAGAGCCAGTGGGCGAGCTCCGCCCCCTTGAGCTTGACGCTGCCCTTGGCGGCCTTCTGTTCGGCCGCACCGGGAGCAAAGAGCTTGCTCAGCTCGGCGGCCCGTTTGGTGAGCCACTCCTGACGCTGCTGCATGCTCATCTTGCTGACGAACTCGGCTGGCAGACCCTTTTCGTCCAGCCATTGGGTCAGTTTGCCGCTGTCGTCAAAGGCGAACTGGGCGGCGGGCTCTTTGACCCCGAACAGCTTGCCCCCTTTGAAGTAGTAGCGGCTCTCCCCCTCCAGCTTGCCCTGCTCGTTCATGATGGGCACGGCGATGATGACGGGGGCGCCATCGACCCAGGCCTTGATGTCGACGCCGTCGTGGCTGAAGAGACGGGTATCGAGGGCACTGGCAGCCCCCTTTTCCATCAGGGAGAACTGTTCGGCAAGAGTTGCCGCCAGAGACGGCAGGGAGCAGAGCCCCAGCCCCAAGCCGAGGCTCAGTGCGATCACGGTATTGCGCATATGTGTCCTGTATGTTGGCCGAAAGGCCCGGGTTAACTCTCTATCAACCAGGCCCGCAGCCCCTCCCGGTGAGTCTCGCTCAGAGGGATGGATTGGCGTGCCCGATAGTCAAAATGGATCAGGGTCGTCTCGCCGGTGACGGCCAGCTCCCCCTGCTGCCAGGCTTCCTGCCAGATGGTGAAGGAGCTGCTGCCAATGCGGCGCACACCGGTCTTGATGGTGACCGGCTGGCCGTAGAACAGCTCCCGTTTGAACTGCACCGTGTAGCCCGCGATGATCAGGTGCCAGTCATGCACATCCAGCTCGGGCGAAAAGATCCGGAACAGGGGATCCCGCGCCGACTCAAACCAGACCGCCGGCACCGTATTGTTGATGTGACCGAGGGCATCTGTCTCCTGAAAGCGGGGTTGGATCTGTATTTCCAGCATGGCTGGTGACTCCTTGTCATTGAACCGCGCTCAGGCTAACGCGCCCCGCATCAGGACTCAAGCTCCCCGCCATCAGCCTCTGCCTGACCAACCAGCTCGGGTCGCAGCCAGGCGCTGCGAAAATCGAACCAGCCGAGCGCCGTCATCCGCACCCCATGCACGCCGGTACGGCTCTCCAGCTCAAGCCAGTGGTGAAACAGCGGCACAAACCAGCCCTGCTGCTGCACCCTGGCCATCAGGGCGCGCGGGCCGGGTTCGGCGCCGCTGGCGCGCCACTGCGTCAACCCCTGCCACAACGGCAGCTGGCTGGCCCACACCCGGCGCAGCAGCGGAGTGCCCTGCAACCAGCCGTAGGGGGCAAAGGGCCCCTCATGTTCAAGGTTGAGGGTACCAAGCCAGAGATCCACATCCTCGTCCTCACCGCTCACCCAGCGACCGTAATCAAGGGTGCGCACCTCCAGCTCAATTCCCTGCGACCCGAGCAGATCGGCCATGGCACCGGCACACTCGTTGAACTCGATATGCTGGTTGAAACAGGCGAGCACCAGCCGCTGTGGCAGGCTCTGTGGCCGGGGCTGCGGCGGTGGCAGCGCCTCGCGCCAGTGGGGCAGCATGCCGAGGGCGCTGGTCCAGCCCCGTTGCAGCTCGGGGGCAACCCGTGCCATCAGGGCAACCGGACTGAGCAGCTGAATGATCCAGTAGCGCAGAGCAGGATCCTGCAAGGCACGGGAGCGCTCATCCTGCAGCAGGAAGTAGCAGCCCGATTCGAGCTCCGACTCGCCGCGCATGGTGCCAAGCTCGGGGCTGTCGCGTCCCAGCTGCAGGTGGCTCTCCAGCCGCTCCGCCAGCTCCGGCAACATCCAGATGTCGATCTCGTCGAGCAGGGCGCGCAGACCGAAATAGTCGTCAAAGGCGGCGAGGCGCAGTTGCAGCGGGTCGTTGGCGATCACCCGATAGGGGCCGGTGCCCACCGGTTGCAGGGCAAAGCCCGCCTCCCCCTTGAGCTCGCACGGCAAAATGGCCGCCACCGGCTCGGCCAGCAGATCGGGCAGCAGAGGATCCGGGCTGTCGAGATAGAGATCCAGAGTGCGCGGCCAGGGGCTATCCAGTCGCGCCAGATGGGCGAACAGCGGGCGATCCCGCAGGGCCAGCAGACTCTCCATCACATCCTCCACCACCAGCTCACGACCGTGGTGAAAGCGCACCGCCGGGCGCAGGTAGAAACGCCAGTGGCAGGGGCCGACCTGTTCCCAGTGGTGAGCCAGATCGCCCTCGATTTCCCCATTTTCCTCATTTCGCCGGGTGAGGCCGTTGAAGATCTGGCGGCTCAGATGCACCTCCGAGCGGCGCATCGGGCCGGTAGGCAGCAGCTGCGGCAACGGCCGGTAGTAGGGCACCCGCAGGATCTGGCGCCCCTCGCGGGTGGCCTGACCGAGCTGCTCGAGCAGCAGCGGGGTGAGCAGATCGAGGCGATCTTCGGCCAGCCGCACCGCCTGCGCCAGCTGGCCCTCACTGAGCAGATCCCGCAAGCGGCGCCGGGTCAGGCTCTCCTGACTGTCGAGCAGAGTGAGCCGGGAGCGCCGCCCCCGCCCCGCTTCCGCTGTCCAGTTGAGCCAGCCCTGATCCTGCATCCGCCGCAGCAACAGACGGGCGTTGCGCGGGGTGCAGCAGAGCAGATCCGCCACCTCGGCGAGGCTGATCTCCCGCTCATCGCAGCCAAGCTGCTGGGCGAGCCGTTGAAATTGCTGGTAGAGGCGACCGGTCGGCATAAAAGAGGAAATCCTTCGTTCAAAAGTCATCAGTTTTTACTTCCGCATTTTAACTCAATACTGACGATGACGCTGAGCAACAACATAAGGAGCCTCACCATGAACCATCACATCGAGCCCAAACCGAACCGGATCCAGCAGATCCTGCGCCGTTACTTCAAGCGGATCCTGCCGCGCCCGCTGCCACTTATCGAAGATCCCATGCAG includes:
- a CDS encoding AraC family transcriptional regulator, producing the protein MVDYQARLRPVIRALEQNPDLSIETLASSACLSFYHFHRVFTAVAGETPGEMCRRLRIQRAAWQLCYTDASVTAIALGAGLASSQAFAKVFRRYYGCTPGEFRRDKSKNGHLMSKDGHAFVQPNPYAEGHSSARSNTMKIIEMDARTLAYMRVTGPYGEGYDPVCSQLHQWASARGLEGGEWIFIYHDNPEVTPPAQCRTDIGVTVPAGTVGMGAVEIQLIPAGRYAQSRYLITDRSQYGPRWQEHIGDIVAAGLEFGNGPCFELYHSMSDDPVQDDVSFCSSLKG
- a CDS encoding GNAT family N-acetyltransferase, giving the protein MSITIRHAEPADAPALRDLYAMPNAQAGTLHLPTPPLSQWQKRLENGDVVALVAEADGRLVGQISLHVEPNPRRKHVAGIGMGVRDDWAGKGVGSALMAAALDLADNWLNLHRIELTVFVDNEAALALYRKFGFVEEGLARDYAFRQGRYVDVFYMARVAGGASR
- a CDS encoding GrpB family protein, producing the protein MKVEVVPYRPQWPALFQAEADQLRSLLDECLLTVHHIGSTSVSGLAAKPIIDILLEVSSLERLDQQNGLLEVMGYEAMGECGISRRRYFRKGGDERTHQIHAFLQGDPHVVRHLAFRDYLRVHPAICREYAALKESVAAQCENRIERYCEGKNDFVKEHEARALSWLASRR
- a CDS encoding DUF1496 domain-containing protein, translating into MKNRVLWLLASCWLLPVHAATDTRVAGEGSSTQLVLPLGSLPERVCWFQDQKYSQGARILQGDIWLECGPQNDLESNGPLVWRSAATVLPATRDDRQQKTISVGQ
- a CDS encoding substrate-binding periplasmic protein; the protein is MRCLLSALLGFALLVALPAHAFIYYSEQNMPLNGQDKNGQPVGMAVELLRLIWRELGEPVQPIHFMPWARGWYLLTQQPEAVLFTTAHTKERDPHFLWVCPISYSRVALLGRKKDAPKVTGKADLAKLQIGVMQADVGEQLLLNRGVSPLNLMSVERMDQVVRQLIMARTDLVAGNEVMLFHQLKELGFKPDDFVTVAVLEEQDNCFAFNPQADKNEVARIQQALDKVRQGDEFKRLIARYEHLNPPHSADSQPIHIE
- a CDS encoding helix-turn-helix transcriptional regulator, which translates into the protein MNQTLATGGMTRSMTEVVDALHGSAFPAALVRLIQQQVAFDCALLLGVGQRPVYLYDNLHHQRALLFDRYLTRHFSQDPFMQALEQGLPAGVWTLAQVSQGRLDPEYRHHFYQATGWQEEVGLILPVRDGLTLMLFLGRLDKRSTLSRDELARLELLFPLVHSLCRQHWREGAALLAQSPVLPGGSDLKATVEQAIASVGGASLTRRERQVAGLLLQGLDTEGIAGALGIGSGTVKNHRKHLYAKLHLRSRAELFRFFLNHLITAPAAVSEEG
- the tyrS gene encoding tyrosine--tRNA ligase, with product MINPHLLDELTRRGLVAQNSDPAALADHLATPRTVYCGFDPTAGSLHIGHLVPLLMLRRFQLAGHTPVALVGGATGLIGDPSFKATERNLNSAETVQGWVASLSAQIKALLPASEGLSAPLLVNNADWMGQMSALDFLRDIGKHFSVNAMLARESVRQRLARPDQGISFTEFSYALLQSQDFAVLNQRLGCTLQIGGNDQWGNITSGMDLTRRLNQAHVYGMTLPLITKDDGTKFGKTEGGAIWLDPALTSPYAFYQFWLGTADEDVYRFLRYYSFMPLAEIEALEAEDAKRQGRKLAQQVLADELTELVHGKGALAAAQRISELLFSGEVARLGESDLAQLAQDGMPSCRIEGETDLVTLLVESGLANSKRIARELLAAGAISLNGEIRRDEQLTADDRLFGRYLLLRRGKKQYRLVMWR
- a CDS encoding lipase family alpha/beta hydrolase — protein: MKRWLLVLLCTLPMLAHASGYTQTRYPIVLVHGLFGFDKLLGVDYFYGIPQALSRDGAKVYVAQVSATASSEQRGEQLLAQIELLLAATGAEKVNLIGHSHGGPTIRYVASVAPELVASATSVGGVNYGSDIADLVRTNAAPGSAAEKLAAAAAHALSGVISLLSGGSQLPQDPVAALDALTSKGASQFNQRYPEGLPSQYCGEGPMRATNGVYYFSWSGRGNMTNILDPVDPALALTGTFFKEPNDGLVGVCSSHLGKVIGTDYRMNHLDEVNQSFGIHHLFETDPVTLYRDHAHRLKELGL
- a CDS encoding lipase secretion chaperone, translated to MRIVTLLAVPCAIALLLGGVLLWPAAPTAQVARQQGVPAASNHHHDPVQEAADELQERYRTFISAQSSLTVPTDITLASLQILFDEREQLRQQSFTPAEQERLFAEDRLMEQWTLRRKALAEASDADKQELASELELWLAAQPRWFQEAEANGRLLGELQALEQMEPARRDAMLLEKAGPEAVDRLHQLEQDRQGFKEQLNGYLAELGQLPASARTEQQQELLARWFEPQQWRRVEALTRMKLGE
- a CDS encoding acyl-CoA thioesterase, with translation MLEIQIQPRFQETDALGHINNTVPAVWFESARDPLFRIFSPELDVHDWHLIIAGYTVQFKRELFYGQPVTIKTGVRRIGSSSFTIWQEAWQQGELAVTGETTLIHFDYRARQSIPLSETHREGLRAWLIES
- the sgrR gene encoding HTH-type transcriptional regulator SgrR, with translation MPTGRLYQQFQRLAQQLGCDEREISLAEVADLLCCTPRNARLLLRRMQDQGWLNWTAEAGRGRRSRLTLLDSQESLTRRRLRDLLSEGQLAQAVRLAEDRLDLLTPLLLEQLGQATREGRQILRVPYYRPLPQLLPTGPMRRSEVHLSRQIFNGLTRRNEENGEIEGDLAHHWEQVGPCHWRFYLRPAVRFHHGRELVVEDVMESLLALRDRPLFAHLARLDSPWPRTLDLYLDSPDPLLPDLLAEPVAAILPCELKGEAGFALQPVGTGPYRVIANDPLQLRLAAFDDYFGLRALLDEIDIWMLPELAERLESHLQLGRDSPELGTMRGESELESGCYFLLQDERSRALQDPALRYWIIQLLSPVALMARVAPELQRGWTSALGMLPHWREALPPPQPRPQSLPQRLVLACFNQHIEFNECAGAMADLLGSQGIELEVRTLDYGRWVSGEDEDVDLWLGTLNLEHEGPFAPYGWLQGTPLLRRVWASQLPLWQGLTQWRASGAEPGPRALMARVQQQGWFVPLFHHWLELESRTGVHGVRMTALGWFDFRSAWLRPELVGQAEADGGELES